The proteins below are encoded in one region of Helianthus annuus cultivar XRQ/B chromosome 2, HanXRQr2.0-SUNRISE, whole genome shotgun sequence:
- the LOC110939943 gene encoding protein NLP6, with the protein MNLDISEFLQIFSPISLHHHHSEPQYGHPRVFWSESEGCENNSSSADLATTPMIHEMIKSALSNTKHYWCFFLGQFWAPVTIDSRRLLSTSDQPFAVRPLSNNLAMYRLRSEKYKYNIDANKLHIEPDHMILSGGPATAFFNCRTSIDKPQEFLLDQLNDEFISVMVPVCLPFQSNCIGVLQFTLSLDFSPDRLAHFLFYMVEAIKKAGLDVFYVQQLIPYQTINCLQVTKDEIEEALKVVCESHNLALAQVWIPYEHTKGLSAIKLTGHLYNEYYDFERYFRFGDVTPRAIGEELPLVTLKDYESRYISLLQSDMYMNWGSGFCPSSAFAICLRSNDTGDFNYAFEFLWTKHASYIIFLEAILLTLKRCLPRFKFASGAEIGDELDVHNKDDRTEFKIFQRKRSVVVDDIAHSEVICKTTPKVLPREVIEKQFGKTMKEAAENLSVSLSTLKRKSKEHGISVWPGPKPTKRNRNDSSVIQINTNEEEHGAIEGISTLNLNKDVLTLKAEYSTKIIKLHLPISQATFVAIEKEIGMRLKLSVGTFELEYIDEDQDWISLTTDEDMNDCIQSSRKRMRVLPSPQPISGPSGSLGTFSV; encoded by the exons ATGAATTTAGATATCTCCGAGTTCCTTCAAATCTTTTCTCCAATctctcttcatcatcatcacagtGAACCTCAATATGGACATCCAAGGGTTTTTTGGAGCGAATCTGAAGGATGTGAAAATAATTCATCTTCAG CTGATCTTGCCACTACTCCCatgattcatgaaatgatcaaatcTGCACTTTCTAATACTAAACATTACTGGTGCTTCTTCTTGGGTCAGTTCTGGGCACCTGTAACAATAGACAGCAGACGGCTACTTTCAACTTCAGATCAACCATTTGCCGTCCGTCCTCTTTCCAACAACTTAGCCATGTATAGACTACGTTCTGAGAAGTATAAATATAATATCGATGCGAATAAGCTTCACATTGAACCCGACCACATGATCTTAAGTGGTGGACCCGCCACTGCTTTCTTCAATTGTCGGACATCTATAGATAAACCCCAGGAGTTTCTATTGGATCAGTTGAATGATGAATTCATATCTGTTATGGTTCCTGTTTGTTTACCTTTTCAAAGCAATTGTATCGGTGTTCTCCAATTTACTTTAAGTTTGGACTTCTCACCCGATCGATTGGCGCATTTTCTTTTTTACATGGTTGAGGCAATAAAG AAAGCAGGTCTGGATGTGTTTTATGTACAACAGCTTATACCATACCAG ACTATAAATTGTCTACAAGTTACTAAGGACGAGATTGAAGAAGCATTAAAGGTTGTTTGTGAATCACATAACTTAGCTCTAGCTCAAGTTTGGATCCCTTATGAGCATACAAAGGGATTATCAGCGATCAAATTGACTGGTCATCTTTATAATGAATATTATGATTTTGAGCGATACTTCAGATTTGGTGATGTAACGCCTCGTGCAATCGGGGAGGAACTTCCTTTGGTGACACTTAAGGATTATGAATCACGCTATATTTCTCTGCTTCAATCTGATATGTACATGAATTGGGGTAGTGGCTTTTGTCCATCTAGTGCTTTTGCAATATGCTTGAGGAGTAATGACACTGGTGATTTTAATTACGCGTTTGAATTCCTATGGACCAAACATGCAAGCTATATTATCTTTTTGGAGGCCATACTCTTAACATTGAAAAGGTGTTTGCCCAGATTCAAGTTTGCTTCTGGTGCAGAAATAGGTGACGAATTAGACGTTCACAACAAAGATGATCGAACTGAATTCAAGATTTTCCAACGAAAAAGATCAGTGGTTGTGGACGACATAGCACATTCTGAGGTGATATGCAAGACAACTCCAAAAGTATTACCTCGAGAAGTCATTGAGAAACAATTTGGAAAAACCATGAAAGAAGCTGCAGAAAATCTCAGTG TTTCTTTATCTACGCTCAAACGCAAATCCAAAGAACATGGCATCTCAGTGTGGCCAGGACCAAAACCTACGAAGAGAAACCGAAATGATTCGTCCGTTATTCAAATCAACACAAATGAAGAAGAACATGGAGCAATTGAGGGCATATCAACTTTAAACCTGAACAAAGATGTCCTGACCCTAAAAGCAGAGTATTCAACAAAGATTATCAAATTACATCTCCCTATCTCGCAAGCAACCTTTGTAGCTATTGAGAAAGAAATTGGTATGAGGTTGAAGTTGAGTGTAGGGACTTTTGAGCTCGAGTACATTGATGAAGATCAAGATTGGATATCTTTAACAACTGATGAAGATATGAATGATTGTATTCAAAGTTCAAGAAAACGAATGCGTGTGCTACCATCTCCACAACCAATATCAGGTCCTAGTGGTTCCTTAGGAACCTTTTCTGTGTAA